The sequence ATTAGTAAAATCCATATCTAAATACATAATATTTTCTGGCACTATAATTTTAATCGCTGAAAAATTTAAAATACCACGCACCCCGGCTTTGATTAACTTATCGGCTACGGCCTGAGCTGAGCCTGCCGGAACAGCGATTATTGCCAACTCAATGTTTCGCTGTTTAATAATACTTTCTAATTGGTTATCGCCAAAAACATCGATAGCAGTGCGAATTCTTTCAATCTTATTAATACTGCAATCAAACCCAGCCACAATTTCAAATCCATCCTCCTGAAACTTTTCATAATCTAGGAGAGCGCTCCCGAGACGTCCCAAGCCAACAATACAGGCCTTGCGCTTCTGATTTAAATTAAGCTTACGCCCCAACTCTTGCTTTAAACCGCTAACTTCGTAGCCTTTTCGAGTGTAACCGGTAAGGCCTAAAGAGCTAATATCTTTACGCACCGTATATTCAGTAGCACCAATAGCTTTAGCCAGATTCAGAGAAGATACAAAATCAACTCCTTGCTTTTCTAAGGTGTTTAAATATCCAAAAATCTTACAAATTCGCTCAAGACTATTATCTGATAAACTCATATATGTTCCTTAACCTTATTTAAGTGAAATAATTCACTATTATAGCTAATTTATACCCTATATTACCCTGAATGTCAAGATATTTTATGGTATTTTTTAGGCTAACTAATAAATGTATATTTTTCAATCGATTATCAGTATGATTCCTATAATATTAGTGAAATTTTTCACCCCATTATCAAAAAAAGGGGCGATTATTGCCGGCCAGACAAAAATACAGTTTCGTCTTTTGCCGGAATACTGACTTTAATATTGTGCTTTTTCAGGTTAGTTCTTAATAC comes from Candidatus Omnitrophota bacterium and encodes:
- a CDS encoding redox-sensing transcriptional repressor Rex, which gives rise to MSLSDNSLERICKIFGYLNTLEKQGVDFVSSLNLAKAIGATEYTVRKDISSLGLTGYTRKGYEVSGLKQELGRKLNLNQKRKACIVGLGRLGSALLDYEKFQEDGFEIVAGFDCSINKIERIRTAIDVFGDNQLESIIKQRNIELAIIAVPAGSAQAVADKLIKAGVRGILNFSAIKIIVPENIMYLDMDFTNALRFVAASLKGG